One Coprobacter fastidiosus genomic window, AACTTTCTGAATCAAAGGTTGTTCGATATGCTCCGGAAGAATAAACTCAAAAACTTTGGCACCAGAATCTGTTTCTAACCGTATAGGTGCAAAAGAAAATGTTGCAAAAACAATTTTCCCTTTCGTACCGATGATTTCTACTATATCCCGTTCCATATTCGAGGCAACGGCAAAGCACCAATGCCCTGAACCTATTATTCCCGACTTAAAATAAAAAGAAGCAGAAAAAGTATCTTTCACATCATAAAAACCGGCAAGATTAGCGGAGAAACCTTTTGCATCCACAATCTCCCCCAAAAGAAAATCGAGAATATCGAACGTATGAGGAGCCAGATCATAAAAATATCCTTCACCTGCAATTTGCCGATCTACTCGCCAAGAGTGTTTATCCGGAATGAGATCCGACTCTAACGGAGTCTTATTAAGAGAAACTGTAACCAAAAGAATATCCCCGATAGCTTGCTTTTCTAATAAAGACTTTATTTGAATAAAATATGGTAATGCACGACGATAAAACGCAGGAAAAAGCTTTTGTCCGGTTTCTCGAGCGACCACGATCATTTCACGGCATTCTTCATAACTCATCGCCATCGGTTTCTCCACATACACGGGCTTGCCTGCACGCATTGCCTTTATAGAATATTCTTTATGCGTATTCGGCGGTGTAGCGACATATATCGCATCTATATCCGGATCAGAAATTATATCCTGAACATCGGTATAATATTTCTGAACATGATGCCTGAGAGCAAAATCCTTGACCTTTACAGCATCCCGCCTCATTACAGCGTTCAGCTCAGAATGCTCTATTTTATAAAATGCCGGTCCGCTTTTCTTTTCACAGACATCTCCACAACCTATAATTCCCCAACGAATCGTATCCATATTCACACAGTTCATTACTTTTCTGGAGCAAACATCGGATCCCAAGCCGGTAAACGTACCGGAGTTTGACTCAAAATATTCAATATTTTCTTAGGAACATATTTTTTTTCTACAACAAGGCGGAACATATACTCATCAAACCAACGATCAGTCATTATCAAATGTCCTTTATATCCATTAGTTGCCCCCCAACTATTTTCCAATAACCATTTTATCGGGTTCCCCGAATCATCCAGATCTACGGCAACTAAAGTCATCGCATGTGAAGAGCCGCTCGCAAAAGATTGCACACGCTGTTTTTTATTCATTCCGAAAGTAGTACCCATCAATGATTCATAATCATAATTATTCAAATCCAAAGTTCCTTTATCCCGATTTAAAAACTTTGTCACATCACAAGAAAAATACATTGCCGTACTATCTTTTATAGATGCTATCGCCATTTTCTTTATATCTTCTACTGGAAGATTTACATATCTCCAATTATAACCATCATACATGTGACGGTCATAATCTATTTCATACAACTTATAATATTCCCGTGTCGGGTCATTCATTAACATAACATAACCGTTTGTCAAATCTTTTCCTATATATTCATTATAAAATGACTTCGGCGTATATTGTTTAGTCTCCACCGGTTTTCCATTTATATCTTTTCTTGTCCAAGTAAACTCAAGCGGCGGTTCTCCGAGATTTAACACTAACATTCGATACATAGTGCCCAACATCTCAGTTTTTATTCTTTTTATATCCTCCATATCTGTCTGAACAGGTAATTCACGAAGTTGCAAACCATATTCCCGTAATTTAAGTTTCAGCAGAGAAGCCATTTGCGAAGTATTATTGCTGGCAAATGTTTCATTCATAACTTCTTTCGGAACAACTCCATATTTACCTATAATATCAGATATTCCGGTAAACTGTCCTCCATCACTCAACGGATTCTTAAACAACCATTCGACCATTTGATCAGACATCGGCTTCTGACGTGTATCGATAACTCCTTGAAGAAACAAATTAGCCTTCTCCAACTGATCGTAAAAAAAATTATAATTCTGGGAAAACTCAAATTCCGGTAATTTATATTTATCTATCATCTTCGCCCGAAATACATTCAATCCGGTAAATAGCCAACACCGCCCCGATGCTTTTTGATCAGTAACTCCACGGGAATATACCCGATCAGAAAAATATCCATCTATAACATCCTTCTGATCCGCACTTACAGCCAACTTCTGTATGCTATTAGCATTTAATGCATTACGTATAGCCTTGTCTGCCGATGTATTTTTATAAGCGTTTTTTATTCCTTGCATCATTGCATCATCTATACCTCCGGAAATCTGAGCAAAAGCGGTCTCGGCTATTACCGAAACACCGACTAATAGAGAAAAGAATATTTTTCGGTTCATGAATCTATCTTAATTTACCAATCTTTTAAATAAGTACACAAATATAACAAAAGATAAGATATTATATTCTTTTTTCTAACACATAACCAACGATTCTCCAACGTTGTGAATGTATAATTTAATCCATTTGTAGTAAATAATTAACAGCGCGTTAATAACAAACTTGGTTTTTACTTATTAACTTTGCTTACATCAAAATTAAAATAAACACTTTTAGTTAATCCATTATGAAAAACAAAATTTTCTCTTTTTTATTTGTCTTTTTTTGTGTAACCGTAGCTTTCTCACAAAATAAAGAAAAGACAAAAGCTCCTTCTTCATACCAAAATACGGAATTTCACACAGATTATAAACCCAATTATAAAAATGACGGTTTAAATAAACCTGTTAAAAATGTAATTTTACTGATAGGAGACGGTATGGGATTAGCTCAAACCTCGGCC contains:
- a CDS encoding Gfo/Idh/MocA family protein yields the protein MNCVNMDTIRWGIIGCGDVCEKKSGPAFYKIEHSELNAVMRRDAVKVKDFALRHHVQKYYTDVQDIISDPDIDAIYVATPPNTHKEYSIKAMRAGKPVYVEKPMAMSYEECREMIVVARETGQKLFPAFYRRALPYFIQIKSLLEKQAIGDILLVTVSLNKTPLESDLIPDKHSWRVDRQIAGEGYFYDLAPHTFDILDFLLGEIVDAKGFSANLAGFYDVKDTFSASFYFKSGIIGSGHWCFAVASNMERDIVEIIGTKGKIVFATFSFAPIRLETDSGAKVFEFILPEHIEQPLIQKVVDELRGVGSSPSTDESGARTARVMDWILKGK
- a CDS encoding C1 family peptidase — protein: MNRKIFFSLLVGVSVIAETAFAQISGGIDDAMMQGIKNAYKNTSADKAIRNALNANSIQKLAVSADQKDVIDGYFSDRVYSRGVTDQKASGRCWLFTGLNVFRAKMIDKYKLPEFEFSQNYNFFYDQLEKANLFLQGVIDTRQKPMSDQMVEWLFKNPLSDGGQFTGISDIIGKYGVVPKEVMNETFASNNTSQMASLLKLKLREYGLQLRELPVQTDMEDIKRIKTEMLGTMYRMLVLNLGEPPLEFTWTRKDINGKPVETKQYTPKSFYNEYIGKDLTNGYVMLMNDPTREYYKLYEIDYDRHMYDGYNWRYVNLPVEDIKKMAIASIKDSTAMYFSCDVTKFLNRDKGTLDLNNYDYESLMGTTFGMNKKQRVQSFASGSSHAMTLVAVDLDDSGNPIKWLLENSWGATNGYKGHLIMTDRWFDEYMFRLVVEKKYVPKKILNILSQTPVRLPAWDPMFAPEK